In a single window of the Fibrobacter sp. genome:
- a CDS encoding multidrug efflux SMR transporter, with protein MEWFMLAVAGVLEVVWACAMKYSEGFSKTVPSVITVIGFLLSAVFLSLAVKKLPLGTAYAIWTGLGTVGTFALGVYLFHEHFSIPKAICVLLILSGIVGLKLLH; from the coding sequence ATGGAATGGTTTATGCTTGCCGTGGCGGGCGTTCTCGAAGTGGTTTGGGCCTGCGCCATGAAATACTCGGAGGGCTTTTCCAAAACAGTCCCTTCAGTCATCACGGTAATCGGTTTCCTTTTGAGCGCCGTATTCTTGTCGCTCGCCGTAAAGAAACTGCCGCTCGGCACCGCCTATGCGATATGGACAGGACTAGGCACGGTGGGAACGTTCGCCCTGGGCGTTTATCTATTTCATGAGCATTTCTCTATCCCGAAAGCCATTTGCGTTTTGCTTATCTTATCCGGGATTGTCGGCTTGAAATTATTGCATTAA
- a CDS encoding DUF4405 domain-containing protein, with protein sequence MPITAKIRMPLDIAMTVATLVLMGGNYFFESTAVHEILGVVLLVLWAVHITLNRRFFLSLFKGRYNAFRILQAVVNCGILLCAIFLMVSGIMLSNHVFAWLGIESGANFARTAHLLASHWYYVFMSLHIGLHVSLIANRLGLAGAFKSKAALIATRVIAALVAGYGIYAFVIRGLWKYMFLQQSFFFFDAERGYALFFADYIAIVVLFAVAVHLFNAIISSRQSRIR encoded by the coding sequence ATGCCTATTACAGCAAAAATCCGTATGCCGCTTGATATCGCGATGACGGTCGCGACGCTCGTGCTGATGGGTGGCAATTATTTCTTTGAATCGACCGCCGTTCACGAGATTTTGGGCGTGGTGCTGCTTGTTCTGTGGGCGGTGCATATCACGCTGAACCGGCGGTTTTTTCTTTCGCTGTTCAAGGGCCGCTACAACGCATTCCGTATTCTGCAGGCGGTCGTGAATTGCGGGATTCTTCTGTGCGCGATTTTCCTGATGGTGAGCGGAATCATGCTTTCGAACCACGTGTTCGCCTGGCTCGGGATTGAATCGGGCGCAAATTTTGCCCGCACGGCGCATCTGCTTGCAAGCCACTGGTATTACGTGTTCATGTCGCTCCACATCGGGTTGCATGTGAGCTTGATTGCAAACCGCTTGGGGCTTGCGGGCGCTTTCAAGTCAAAGGCGGCGCTTATCGCAACCCGCGTGATTGCCGCTCTCGTGGCGGGCTACGGAATTTACGCCTTCGTTATTCGCGGGCTTTGGAAATACATGTTCCTGCAGCAGTCGTTTTTCTTCTTTGATGCGGAACGCGGTTACGCACTATTTTTCGCGGACTATATTGCCATCGTCGTGCTGTTTGCCGTTGCGGTGCATCTCTTTAATGCAATAATTTCAAGCCGACAATCCCGGATAAGATAA
- a CDS encoding ATP-binding protein, with product MFKRELTESLKGMAQKYPVVTLIGPRQSGKTTLACQTFPEYRYVNLEQTSMRLMAKEDSRGFLASNPPPLIIDEVQRCPELLSEIQVVSDSLNRNGAFILTGSQQLTLMQGVSQTLAGRTSILTLLPLSLRELALAGIEQKRDECLYFGGMPRIFDSHIEPNIYYRDYFRTYVERDVRDLIRIRDFDRFDIFVKLLAGRVGQILNTSSLAADVGVSNKTIAEWISVLEISNVVFKLRPWFGNVGKRLIKSPKIYFTDTGLAARLLGIETPEQVARDPLHGNLFENLVILETLKSAWNQNMPTEFFYFRTESGTELDLLFKNEGCWNAVEIKSSSTVNTDYFKNFTKVASIPEFESMKKILVYSGDNIENFKGCRCVNYKDAGKIVGR from the coding sequence ATGTTTAAGCGAGAATTGACCGAATCTCTAAAGGGCATGGCCCAGAAATACCCCGTCGTGACCCTTATTGGGCCACGACAGTCCGGTAAAACGACGCTTGCTTGCCAGACGTTCCCGGAGTACCGCTATGTAAACCTGGAACAGACTAGCATGCGGCTGATGGCCAAGGAGGACTCTCGCGGTTTTTTGGCTTCCAACCCGCCGCCTCTGATTATCGACGAGGTGCAGCGTTGCCCGGAACTCTTGAGCGAAATCCAGGTTGTCAGCGACTCCCTGAACCGGAATGGAGCGTTCATCCTTACGGGGAGCCAGCAACTGACCTTGATGCAGGGTGTCTCACAGACTTTGGCGGGGCGAACTTCAATTCTTACGCTTCTTCCGCTTTCGTTGCGGGAACTGGCCCTTGCCGGAATCGAGCAAAAGAGGGATGAATGCCTCTATTTTGGTGGCATGCCGAGAATATTCGATAGCCACATAGAACCCAACATCTATTATCGCGACTATTTCCGCACGTATGTGGAGCGGGATGTCCGTGACCTTATCCGCATCAGGGATTTTGACAGGTTTGATATTTTCGTGAAACTCCTGGCTGGGCGGGTAGGGCAGATTTTGAATACGTCTTCTCTTGCAGCCGACGTGGGCGTGTCGAACAAGACCATCGCCGAATGGATTTCCGTTTTGGAAATTTCAAATGTCGTTTTCAAGTTGAGACCGTGGTTCGGCAATGTGGGGAAGCGCTTGATCAAGTCTCCCAAGATTTATTTTACCGATACTGGGCTTGCGGCGAGGCTCTTGGGAATTGAAACCCCTGAGCAGGTGGCGCGAGACCCCCTGCATGGTAATTTGTTTGAAAATCTTGTTATTCTTGAAACTTTAAAATCTGCATGGAATCAGAACATGCCGACGGAGTTCTTTTATTTCCGTACAGAGTCCGGGACCGAATTGGATTTGCTGTTCAAGAACGAAGGTTGCTGGAATGCGGTCGAGATAAAGTCTTCGTCGACAGTCAATACGGACTACTTCAAGAATTTTACGAAGGTCGCGTCGATTCCAGAATTTGAAAGCATGAAAAAAATCCTTGTCTATTCCGGCGATAATATTGAGAACTTCAAGGGATGCCGTTGCGTAAATTACAAGGATGCTGGAAAAATCGTTGGCAGGTAG